One window of the Streptomyces sp. NBC_00259 genome contains the following:
- a CDS encoding GNAT family N-acetyltransferase, with the protein MFRFETEVDKERRVLLGERLEAANAHRSPAMRALAGTPHEDEVPLQVWVVDETSGELAAGLAGRTWARWLHVDLLWVDTPHRGAGLGSQLLTAAEREARVGRGCTHSRLETWDFQAPAFYRRHGYAVVGRVPDYPPGVTEYILTKALG; encoded by the coding sequence GTTTCGTTTTGAGACAGAAGTCGACAAAGAACGCCGTGTGCTGCTCGGCGAACGGCTGGAGGCCGCCAACGCACACCGCTCCCCTGCCATGCGCGCCCTGGCCGGCACCCCGCACGAGGACGAAGTCCCGCTGCAGGTCTGGGTGGTGGACGAGACGTCCGGCGAACTGGCCGCGGGCCTGGCGGGCCGCACCTGGGCGCGCTGGCTCCATGTCGACCTCCTCTGGGTCGACACCCCCCACCGCGGCGCGGGCCTCGGCTCCCAGCTCCTCACCGCGGCCGAACGCGAGGCCCGCGTCGGCCGTGGCTGCACGCACTCCCGCCTGGAGACCTGGGACTTCCAGGCGCCGGCGTTCTACCGCAGACACGGCTACGCGGTCGTCGGCCGGGTCCCCGACTACCCGCCGGGGGTGACCGAGTACATCCTCACGAAGGCGCTCGGCTGA
- a CDS encoding outer membrane protein assembly factor BamB family protein: MTQPPSQQPPQGGFGSPQDPQQGSPQQPQQPAQPPQMPQGPPPVPPQAPPAPPAGQPQQQQQPPQPQPGYGYPQAPQPGYGYPQQTPGPYHQQPGPYNQQPGPYGQQPGPYGGYPGGYPTQPQYPGAPTPPPQGGGSGNFFKGRPAAIIGAAVAALLVIGGGTWFAVSGGDDDTKPDAKQTSGPKPSGSESVDQGDGSGTGGGKEVDDLNAGRKDGESKVLWLTKNDIDLPRNGSEVYGPWFAGDVVVKGMYKELSGFSATDGSKKWTLPLPGELCAAPVRGTDDGKLVIGFKDGTNDKAKCTQMQLVDLKTGKAGWKKEITEKGAFDLLSDITLAISGDTVTAARTGNGEAFRISDGKPLFGKLPGNCQPQAFAGGPKLIAAETCRTSSYDKRQEQLQELDPTTGKAKWTYKLPANWEVDKVYSVSPLVVSLSQRDQKKWSVIALNDNGTLRSQIDGGTDRFQPRCGGGFVVFSQILEGCVGVAADANTFYMATEPKSGGTVRTNTVVAFDLNTGKAKWRADAPAERTMLPLRTEGSNVLLYMEPRYDSGGAIATLPPTGGKPTVILQNPASTSEIERTFWSPKLAYQDGRFIIASGRVSASNDAEEKEAKTMMAFGK, translated from the coding sequence ATGACTCAGCCGCCCAGCCAGCAACCGCCGCAGGGAGGCTTCGGGTCTCCGCAGGACCCTCAGCAGGGTTCTCCTCAGCAGCCCCAGCAGCCCGCGCAACCGCCGCAGATGCCGCAGGGTCCGCCGCCGGTCCCGCCGCAGGCCCCGCCCGCGCCGCCCGCCGGTCAGCCGCAGCAGCAGCAGCAGCCGCCGCAGCCGCAGCCGGGATACGGCTATCCGCAGGCCCCGCAGCCGGGTTACGGCTACCCGCAGCAGACGCCGGGTCCGTACCACCAGCAGCCCGGCCCGTACAACCAGCAGCCGGGGCCCTACGGCCAGCAGCCCGGCCCCTACGGCGGCTACCCCGGTGGCTACCCCACCCAGCCGCAGTACCCCGGCGCCCCCACCCCGCCCCCTCAGGGCGGCGGGAGCGGGAACTTCTTCAAGGGCAGGCCCGCCGCCATCATCGGTGCGGCCGTGGCGGCCCTCCTCGTCATCGGCGGCGGCACCTGGTTCGCCGTCAGCGGCGGTGACGACGACACGAAGCCCGACGCCAAGCAGACCAGCGGCCCGAAGCCGTCCGGCTCCGAGTCGGTCGACCAGGGCGACGGCAGCGGCACCGGTGGCGGCAAGGAGGTGGACGACCTCAACGCCGGGCGCAAGGACGGCGAGTCGAAGGTGCTCTGGCTGACGAAGAACGACATCGACCTGCCGCGCAACGGCTCCGAGGTGTACGGCCCGTGGTTCGCCGGCGACGTCGTCGTCAAGGGCATGTACAAGGAGCTCAGCGGCTTCTCGGCCACCGACGGCAGCAAGAAGTGGACCCTGCCGCTTCCCGGCGAGCTCTGCGCCGCACCCGTGCGGGGCACCGACGACGGCAAGCTCGTCATCGGCTTCAAGGACGGCACCAACGACAAGGCCAAGTGCACCCAGATGCAGCTGGTCGACCTCAAGACCGGCAAGGCGGGCTGGAAGAAGGAGATCACCGAGAAGGGTGCCTTCGACCTGCTCTCCGACATCACCCTGGCGATCAGCGGCGACACCGTGACCGCCGCCCGCACCGGCAACGGCGAGGCCTTCCGGATCAGCGACGGCAAGCCGCTCTTCGGCAAGCTCCCCGGCAACTGCCAGCCGCAGGCCTTCGCCGGCGGCCCCAAGCTCATCGCCGCCGAGACCTGCCGTACCAGCAGCTACGACAAGCGCCAGGAGCAGCTCCAGGAGCTCGACCCGACCACCGGCAAGGCCAAGTGGACGTACAAGCTCCCGGCCAACTGGGAAGTGGACAAGGTCTATTCGGTCAGCCCGCTGGTCGTCTCCCTCTCCCAGCGCGACCAGAAGAAGTGGAGCGTCATCGCGCTCAACGACAACGGCACGCTGCGCTCGCAGATCGACGGCGGCACGGACCGCTTCCAGCCGCGCTGCGGCGGCGGCTTCGTCGTCTTCAGCCAGATCCTGGAGGGCTGCGTCGGCGTCGCCGCCGACGCCAACACCTTCTACATGGCGACCGAGCCCAAGTCGGGCGGCACCGTCCGCACCAACACCGTCGTCGCCTTCGACCTCAACACCGGCAAGGCCAAGTGGCGCGCCGACGCCCCCGCCGAGCGCACCATGCTCCCCCTGCGCACGGAGGGCTCGAACGTCCTCCTGTACATGGAGCCCCGGTACGACTCGGGCGGCGCGATCGCGACACTGCCCCCGACCGGCGGCAAGCCGACCGTGATCCTGCAGAACCCGGCGTCCACCTCCGAGATCGAGCGGACCTTCTGGTCCCCGAAACTGGCCTACCAGGACGGCCGCTTCATCATCGCGAGCGGGCGGGTCAGCGCGAGCAACGACGCGGAGGAGAAGGAGGCCAAGACGATGATGGCCTTCGGGAAGTGA
- a CDS encoding helix-turn-helix transcriptional regulator, which translates to MGVRLMVVDDHRLLAEALASALKLRGHRVLAAAAPTARAAELVVSRAPEVCLLGTAAPAEPGAFDPIVRIKRERPQVAVVVLGPVPSPRGIAAAFAAGASGYVRHDERIEGVERAMVKARAGETAVAPQLLQGAFCELLNPAAQPDDEGRRLLQMLTPREVEVLVRVAEGEDTRLIAAGMGIAPSTARTHVQRVLMKLGVGSRLEAAALAARTGLLDHAAIPPAGPPAPPVPLRDADQA; encoded by the coding sequence ATGGGTGTGCGGCTCATGGTGGTCGACGACCACCGATTGCTGGCCGAGGCGCTGGCCTCGGCGCTGAAACTGCGCGGGCACCGGGTGCTCGCGGCGGCGGCGCCGACGGCGAGGGCGGCCGAGCTCGTGGTGAGCAGGGCCCCTGAGGTGTGCCTGCTCGGCACCGCGGCACCGGCGGAGCCCGGGGCGTTCGACCCCATCGTGCGGATCAAGCGGGAGCGGCCGCAGGTGGCCGTGGTGGTGCTCGGGCCCGTGCCGTCGCCGCGCGGGATCGCGGCGGCCTTCGCCGCCGGCGCCTCCGGTTACGTACGCCACGACGAGCGCATCGAGGGCGTCGAGCGGGCGATGGTCAAGGCGCGGGCCGGCGAGACGGCGGTCGCGCCGCAGCTGCTCCAGGGCGCGTTCTGCGAGCTGCTGAACCCGGCGGCCCAGCCCGACGACGAAGGCCGGCGGCTGCTGCAGATGCTCACTCCACGCGAGGTGGAGGTGCTCGTACGGGTGGCGGAGGGCGAGGACACCCGGCTGATCGCGGCGGGCATGGGCATAGCCCCGAGCACGGCCCGCACCCATGTGCAGCGGGTGCTGATGAAGCTGGGCGTCGGTTCACGGCTGGAGGCCGCGGCGCTGGCGGCCAGGACGGGGCTGCTCGACCACGCCGCGATCCCGCCGGCCGGACCGCCCGCACCGCCCGTACCGCTGCGGGACGCCGACCAGGCCTGA
- a CDS encoding outer membrane protein assembly factor BamB family protein — protein MTQPPQPPNQPPQPPNQPPQPPNQAPHQAPQPPHQSAQPPQGGFGAPQDPPPGGFGAPTPPPQQPGYGYPQAAPPGQGAGYGYPQTQPMGQQSYGYGYPAQPTQPQYLPPQPGGPGGGKKLSAQMQIIIAAAVAVVLIIGAGVWFAAARGDDSKPDDAKNTTEGADGGKGKDIGGGGKEKAPANTAAKVAFQLPQPKVTDVTNVSGSWVTDSTYVKTGVSSVVGYDLAKGTVKWTIPLPGQVCAASRHATKDNKTAIAFEATKRKPPRNYAACTEVGAIDLTTGKLLWTKSAKGTGDDKVRLTEVTLSGNTVAGGGTDGGAAFDLATGALRWKPDANAEGCYDMGYGGGEALVAARKCGEYGSQQVIIQTVNPATGAPLSSFKMPAGVEYASIVSTKPLVVAADVGDTAGDGSGISDFFVIDEKTGKLKAKITADADRFAARCGSTEVETCQHVTVGNGRLYLPTEEHEGSGEYGQTNEIVSFDLSTGKPTTDRADAGDRYTLYPLRMDGGNVIAYKKPPYDKGGQIVSIDGGTFKQTVLLENPSEESVRDAETGFSLDYAEILYTNGRLFMSETMISKPSTSSSSDPQYLVLSFTTG, from the coding sequence GTGACGCAGCCACCGCAGCCGCCCAACCAGCCACCGCAGCCACCGAACCAGCCCCCTCAGCCGCCGAACCAGGCGCCCCACCAAGCGCCTCAGCCGCCCCACCAGTCGGCGCAGCCTCCGCAGGGTGGCTTCGGCGCCCCCCAGGACCCGCCTCCCGGCGGCTTCGGGGCGCCCACCCCGCCGCCGCAGCAGCCCGGGTACGGGTATCCGCAGGCGGCTCCGCCCGGGCAGGGCGCCGGGTACGGCTACCCGCAGACCCAGCCCATGGGGCAGCAGTCGTACGGGTACGGGTATCCGGCGCAGCCCACGCAGCCGCAGTACCTGCCGCCCCAGCCGGGCGGTCCCGGCGGCGGCAAGAAGCTGAGCGCCCAGATGCAGATCATCATCGCCGCGGCCGTCGCGGTGGTGCTGATCATCGGCGCCGGTGTCTGGTTCGCCGCGGCCCGGGGCGACGACTCCAAGCCCGACGACGCCAAGAACACGACCGAGGGCGCCGACGGCGGGAAGGGCAAGGACATCGGAGGGGGCGGCAAGGAGAAGGCGCCGGCCAACACCGCGGCCAAGGTGGCGTTCCAGCTCCCGCAGCCGAAGGTCACCGACGTCACCAACGTCAGTGGTTCCTGGGTCACCGACTCGACGTACGTCAAGACCGGCGTCTCCTCCGTCGTGGGCTACGACCTCGCCAAGGGCACGGTGAAGTGGACCATCCCGCTCCCCGGCCAGGTGTGCGCGGCCTCGCGGCACGCCACCAAGGACAACAAGACCGCGATCGCCTTCGAGGCCACCAAGCGCAAGCCGCCGCGCAACTACGCGGCGTGCACCGAGGTCGGCGCCATCGATCTGACCACCGGCAAGCTGCTGTGGACGAAGTCGGCCAAGGGAACCGGTGACGACAAGGTCCGCCTGACCGAGGTCACGCTCAGCGGCAACACCGTCGCGGGCGGCGGCACCGACGGCGGCGCGGCCTTCGACCTCGCCACCGGTGCGCTCCGCTGGAAGCCCGACGCCAACGCCGAGGGCTGCTACGACATGGGTTACGGCGGCGGCGAGGCCCTCGTGGCGGCCCGCAAGTGCGGCGAGTACGGCAGCCAGCAGGTGATCATCCAGACGGTGAACCCGGCGACCGGCGCGCCCCTCTCCTCGTTCAAGATGCCCGCGGGCGTCGAGTACGCGAGCATCGTCTCCACCAAGCCCCTCGTCGTCGCCGCGGACGTCGGCGACACGGCCGGGGACGGCAGCGGCATCTCGGACTTCTTCGTCATCGACGAGAAGACCGGCAAGCTCAAGGCCAAGATCACGGCCGACGCGGACCGGTTCGCCGCGCGCTGCGGCTCCACCGAGGTCGAGACCTGCCAGCACGTGACCGTCGGCAACGGCCGTCTGTACCTGCCCACCGAGGAGCACGAGGGCTCGGGCGAGTACGGCCAGACCAACGAGATCGTCTCGTTCGACCTGAGCACGGGCAAGCCGACGACCGACAGGGCCGACGCCGGCGACCGGTACACCCTGTACCCGCTGCGCATGGACGGCGGCAACGTCATCGCGTACAAGAAGCCCCCGTACGACAAGGGCGGCCAGATCGTCAGCATCGACGGCGGCACCTTCAAGCAGACGGTGCTGCTGGAGAACCCGTCGGAGGAGTCCGTCCGGGACGCGGAGACCGGCTTCTCCCTGGACTACGCGGAGATCCTCTACACCAACGGCCGGCTGTTCATGTCCGAGACCATGATCAGCAAGCCCAGCACGTCCAGTTCGAGCGACCCGCAGTATCTGGTGCTGTCCTTCACCACCGGCTGA
- a CDS encoding ABC-F family ATP-binding cassette domain-containing protein, with protein sequence MAVNLVNVEAVSKVYGTRALLDGVSLGVSEGDRIGVVGRNGDGKTTLIRMLAKLEEADTGRVTHSGGLSLGVLTQHDSLDPAATVRHEVIGDLADHEWAGNAKIRDVLTGLFGGLDLPGFPHGLDTVIAPLSGGERRRIALAKLLIAEPDLIVLDEPTNHLDVEGISWLARHLRARRSALVCVTHDRWFLDQVCTRMWDVQRGTVYEYEGGYTDYVFARAERERIAATEEVKRQNLVRKELAWLRRGAPARTSKPRFRVEAANELIKDVPPPRDTSELMKFASSRLGKTVFDLENVTVQAGSKVLLKHLTWQLGPGDRFGLVGVNGAGKTSLLRAMADAARSDGERQPSDGRIVTGKTVKLAYLSQEVVELDPDLRVLEAVQQVRDRVDLGKGREMTAGQLCEQFGFSKEKQWTPVGDLSGGERRRLQLLRLLMDEPNVLFLDEPTNDLDIETLTQLEDLLDGWPGSMVVISHDRFFVERTTDRVYALLGDAALRMLPRGIDEYLERRERMTETAAATPAAPAAASEKSAAPEKSAADQRAAKKELQKIERQLDKVSAREATLHSQIAENATDFGKVAKLDAELRELAGERDELEMRWLELAEDA encoded by the coding sequence ATGGCCGTCAACCTGGTCAATGTCGAGGCAGTCAGCAAGGTGTACGGCACCCGTGCCCTGCTCGACGGAGTCTCCCTCGGCGTGTCCGAGGGAGACCGAATCGGTGTCGTCGGGCGCAATGGGGACGGCAAGACGACCCTCATCCGCATGCTCGCCAAGCTGGAGGAGGCCGACACCGGCCGCGTCACCCACAGCGGCGGGCTGAGCCTCGGAGTGCTCACCCAGCACGACTCGCTCGACCCCGCCGCCACCGTCCGGCACGAGGTCATCGGTGATCTCGCCGACCACGAGTGGGCGGGCAACGCCAAGATCCGCGACGTGCTGACCGGACTCTTCGGCGGGCTCGACCTGCCCGGCTTCCCGCACGGACTGGACACCGTCATCGCGCCGCTCTCCGGTGGCGAGCGGCGGCGGATCGCCCTCGCGAAGCTGCTCATCGCCGAGCCGGACCTGATCGTTCTCGACGAGCCGACCAACCACCTGGACGTGGAGGGCATCTCCTGGCTCGCCCGCCACCTCCGGGCGCGCCGCTCGGCGCTCGTCTGCGTCACGCACGACCGCTGGTTCCTCGACCAGGTCTGCACCCGCATGTGGGACGTCCAGCGCGGCACGGTGTACGAGTACGAAGGCGGCTACACCGACTACGTGTTCGCCCGTGCCGAGCGTGAGCGCATCGCGGCGACCGAAGAGGTCAAGCGGCAGAACCTGGTCCGCAAGGAGCTGGCCTGGCTGCGCCGCGGCGCCCCGGCCCGTACGTCGAAGCCGCGCTTCCGGGTCGAGGCCGCCAATGAGCTGATCAAGGACGTGCCGCCGCCGCGCGACACGTCGGAGCTGATGAAGTTCGCCTCCTCCCGGCTCGGCAAGACGGTCTTCGACCTGGAGAACGTGACGGTCCAGGCCGGCTCGAAGGTGCTGCTGAAGCATCTGACCTGGCAGCTCGGCCCCGGTGACCGCTTCGGCCTGGTCGGGGTGAACGGTGCCGGCAAGACGTCGCTCCTGCGGGCGATGGCCGACGCCGCCCGCAGCGACGGAGAGCGTCAGCCGAGCGACGGACGGATCGTCACCGGCAAGACCGTGAAGCTGGCCTATCTCTCCCAGGAGGTCGTCGAACTCGACCCGGATCTGCGGGTGCTGGAGGCGGTCCAGCAGGTGCGCGACCGCGTCGACCTCGGCAAGGGCAGGGAGATGACGGCCGGGCAGCTGTGCGAGCAGTTCGGCTTCTCGAAGGAGAAGCAGTGGACCCCGGTCGGTGATCTGTCCGGTGGCGAGCGGCGCCGGCTCCAGCTGCTGCGGCTGCTGATGGACGAGCCGAACGTCCTGTTCCTCGACGAGCCCACCAACGACCTCGACATCGAGACCCTGACCCAGCTGGAGGACCTCCTCGACGGCTGGCCCGGCTCGATGGTCGTCATCTCCCACGACCGGTTCTTCGTCGAGCGGACCACCGACCGGGTGTACGCGCTGCTCGGCGACGCCGCCCTGCGCATGCTTCCGCGCGGTATCGACGAGTATCTGGAGCGCCGGGAGCGGATGACGGAGACCGCGGCCGCGACCCCGGCGGCGCCCGCCGCGGCGTCCGAGAAGTCCGCGGCCCCCGAGAAGTCGGCCGCGGACCAGCGTGCCGCCAAGAAGGAACTGCAGAAGATCGAGCGTCAGCTGGACAAGGTCTCCGCCAGGGAGGCCACGCTGCACTCGCAAATCGCCGAAAACGCCACCGACTTCGGGAAGGTGGCGAAACTCGACGCCGAACTCCGTGAACTCGCAGGCGAGCGCGACGAGTTGGAGATGCGGTGGCTGGAGCTCGCCGAGGACGCGTAG
- the galE gene encoding UDP-glucose 4-epimerase GalE produces the protein MSKYLVTGGAGYVGSVVAAHLLEAGHEVTVLDDLSTGFREGVPAGADFIEGRIQDAARVLDPSYDGVLHFAAFSQVGESVVDPEKYWVNNVGGTMALLAAMRSAGVRKLVFSSTAATYGEPVSTPITETDPTAPTSPYGASKLAVDHMISGECAAHGLAAASLRYFNVAGAYGSCGERHDPESHLIPLVLQVALGTRESISVFGDDYPTPDGTCVRDYIHVADLAEAHLLAMDKVTAGEHLICNLGNGNGFSVREVVETVRKVTGHPIPEVTAPRRAGDPAVLVASSATARERLGWSPSRADLAGIVADAWEFTRAREAGA, from the coding sequence GTGAGCAAGTACCTGGTGACGGGCGGGGCCGGCTATGTCGGCAGCGTGGTGGCCGCGCATCTGCTGGAGGCGGGGCACGAGGTGACCGTGCTCGACGATCTGTCCACGGGCTTCCGCGAGGGCGTCCCCGCGGGGGCGGACTTCATCGAGGGCCGCATCCAGGACGCCGCCCGGGTGCTCGACCCCTCCTACGACGGCGTTCTGCACTTCGCCGCGTTCTCGCAGGTCGGTGAGTCCGTCGTGGACCCCGAGAAGTACTGGGTGAACAACGTCGGCGGGACGATGGCCCTGCTCGCCGCGATGCGCTCCGCAGGTGTGCGCAAGCTGGTCTTCTCGTCGACGGCCGCGACCTACGGAGAGCCGGTCTCCACCCCCATCACCGAGACCGACCCGACCGCGCCGACCAGCCCGTACGGCGCCTCGAAGCTGGCCGTCGACCACATGATCAGCGGTGAGTGCGCCGCGCACGGGCTGGCCGCGGCATCGCTGCGGTACTTCAACGTGGCGGGCGCCTACGGAAGCTGCGGCGAGCGCCACGACCCCGAGTCGCACCTCATCCCCCTGGTCCTCCAGGTGGCTCTGGGCACCCGTGAGTCGATCTCCGTCTTCGGCGACGACTACCCGACCCCGGACGGCACCTGCGTACGCGACTACATCCACGTCGCCGATCTGGCCGAGGCCCATCTGCTCGCCATGGACAAGGTCACCGCCGGGGAGCATCTGATCTGCAACCTCGGCAACGGCAACGGCTTCTCCGTCCGCGAGGTCGTCGAGACCGTCCGCAAGGTCACAGGTCACCCGATTCCCGAGGTCACCGCCCCCCGCCGGGCGGGCGACCCGGCCGTGCTGGTCGCGTCCTCCGCCACCGCCCGGGAGCGGCTGGGCTGGAGCCCGTCACGGGCGGACCTCGCGGGCATCGTGGCCGACGCATGGGAGTTCACCCGGGCCAGGGAGGCCGGCGCATGA
- the galT gene encoding galactose-1-phosphate uridylyltransferase — MKKTVTRLADGRELLYYDSRDDVVRDAVDRRPLDPTSTTSEIRHDPLLGDAVAVASHRQGRTYHPPADECPLCPSRDGRLSEIPDSDYDVVVFENRFPSLAGASGRCEVVCFTSDHDASFAALTERQAALVLDAWTDRTAELAELPQVKQVFCFENRGAEIGVTLGHPHGQIYGYPFVTPRTALMQRSVAEHLAATGRNLFDDTLERELADSERIVLQGAHWVAFVPYAAHWPYEIHLYPRRRVPDLRALDEEARTEFPQVYLELLRRFDRIFGTDQPPTPYIAAWHQAPFGDASREDFALHLELFTVRRTPGKLKFLAGSESGMSVFINDVPPEAAAHRLREVAST, encoded by the coding sequence GTGAAGAAGACAGTCACCAGGCTCGCCGACGGCCGAGAGCTGCTCTACTACGACTCCCGCGACGACGTCGTCCGTGACGCCGTCGACCGCCGGCCGCTGGACCCCACCTCCACCACGTCCGAGATCCGGCACGACCCGCTGCTCGGCGACGCCGTCGCCGTCGCCTCCCACCGCCAGGGCCGTACGTACCACCCGCCCGCCGACGAATGTCCGCTCTGCCCCTCCCGGGACGGCCGGCTCAGCGAGATCCCCGACAGCGACTACGACGTCGTCGTCTTCGAGAACCGCTTCCCCTCCCTCGCCGGAGCATCCGGCCGCTGCGAAGTCGTCTGCTTCACCTCCGACCACGACGCCTCCTTCGCCGCCCTCACCGAGCGGCAGGCCGCCCTCGTCCTGGACGCCTGGACCGACCGCACCGCGGAACTCGCCGAACTTCCGCAGGTCAAGCAGGTGTTCTGCTTCGAGAACCGGGGCGCGGAGATCGGTGTGACCCTCGGCCATCCGCACGGCCAGATCTACGGCTATCCCTTCGTCACCCCCCGTACCGCCCTGATGCAGCGCTCGGTCGCCGAGCACCTCGCCGCCACCGGCCGCAACCTCTTCGACGACACCCTGGAGCGCGAGCTCGCGGACTCCGAACGGATCGTCCTTCAGGGCGCGCACTGGGTGGCCTTCGTGCCCTACGCCGCGCACTGGCCGTACGAGATCCACCTCTACCCGCGGCGCCGCGTGCCCGACCTGCGGGCACTGGACGAGGAGGCGCGCACAGAGTTCCCACAGGTCTATCTGGAACTGTTGAGGCGCTTCGACCGGATCTTCGGCACGGACCAGCCGCCGACGCCGTACATCGCCGCCTGGCACCAGGCGCCGTTCGGCGATGCGTCGCGCGAGGACTTCGCGCTGCACCTCGAGCTTTTCACCGTCCGCCGTACTCCCGGAAAGCTGAAGTTCCTCGCCGGTTCCGAGTCCGGCATGAGTGTGTTCATCAACGATGTGCCGCCGGAGGCCGCGGCCCACCGACTGCGAGAGGTAGCGAGCACGTGA
- the galK gene encoding galactokinase: protein MSVEERFRELYGYDPEGVWAAPGRVNLIGEYTDFNDGFVMPLALPHTAVAAVARRTDGVLRVHSAGMDQGVVELSADSLVPRAGTGWAAYPAGVLWALREAGHPVTGADLHLDSTVPTGAGLSSSAAVEVVTALALNDLHGLGLPREELARLAQRAENAFVGVPCGIMDQVASACCTEGHALYLDTRDLDRRQVPFDLAAQGLRLLVVDTRVKHALGDGAYAERRAGCEAGARALGVRTLREVEYARLPDALGRLADATVRRYVRHVVTDNHRVERTIALLDAGDVRGVGPVLTEGHASLRDDLRVSCGELDLVVSSANAAGALGARMTGGGFGGSAIVLVESADEDTVTKAVLDAFAAAGHTPPRVFPAVPSAGARRVR, encoded by the coding sequence ATGAGCGTGGAGGAGCGGTTCCGCGAGCTGTACGGGTACGACCCCGAGGGGGTCTGGGCGGCGCCGGGCCGGGTCAATCTGATCGGTGAGTACACCGACTTCAACGACGGATTCGTGATGCCGCTCGCGCTGCCCCACACGGCGGTCGCGGCGGTGGCGCGGCGCACGGACGGGGTGCTGCGGGTCCACTCGGCGGGCATGGACCAGGGCGTGGTCGAGCTCTCCGCCGACTCCCTCGTACCCCGCGCGGGCACGGGCTGGGCGGCGTATCCGGCGGGTGTGCTGTGGGCGCTGAGGGAGGCCGGGCACCCGGTCACCGGGGCGGACCTCCATCTCGACTCGACCGTGCCGACGGGCGCGGGTCTCTCCTCCTCGGCGGCCGTGGAGGTCGTCACCGCGCTGGCCCTGAACGATCTCCACGGGCTCGGCCTGCCCCGCGAGGAGCTGGCGCGGCTGGCCCAGCGCGCCGAGAACGCGTTCGTCGGTGTGCCGTGCGGGATCATGGACCAGGTGGCGTCGGCCTGCTGCACCGAAGGCCACGCCCTGTACCTCGACACCCGCGACCTCGACCGCCGCCAGGTCCCCTTCGACCTCGCCGCCCAAGGGCTGCGGCTCCTGGTCGTCGACACCCGGGTGAAGCACGCGCTCGGCGACGGCGCGTACGCCGAGCGGCGCGCCGGATGCGAGGCGGGCGCGCGGGCGCTGGGCGTGCGCACGCTGCGCGAGGTCGAATACGCGCGGCTTCCGGATGCCCTGGGGCGGTTGGCCGATGCGACGGTGCGCCGTTACGTACGCCATGTCGTGACCGACAACCACCGGGTCGAGCGGACGATCGCGCTGCTGGACGCGGGCGACGTCCGCGGCGTCGGCCCGGTCCTCACCGAGGGCCACGCCTCCCTCCGGGACGATCTCCGGGTCTCCTGCGGGGAGTTGGACCTCGTGGTCTCCTCCGCGAACGCGGCGGGCGCACTGGGCGCCCGGATGACCGGCGGCGGCTTCGGCGGCTCGGCGATCGTCCTCGTCGAGTCGGCGGACGAGGACACGGTGACCAAGGCCGTCCTGGACGCCTTCGCGGCCGCCGGCCACACCCCGCCACGTGTCTTCCCGGCGGTGCCGTCCGCGGGGGCGCGCCGGGTCCGTTGA